Proteins encoded within one genomic window of Synechococcus sp. PCC 7335:
- a CDS encoding response regulator transcription factor, translating into MEKVVICADQSVTRAGMAAMSKMATTQIVAQVGNLQLLEAWLQNQRADLAIIELSALGITESEAVFQMLEELPLEDALSVLMLLENGIEAQARESAAQLVGTGAVNIVPVDISANQLRCAISAIISGFNISHPSITETLFSQSDTAFSLAEPYLIDPLTTREVQVLNQLADGLSNKAIAQVLTISENTVKFHISAILAKLDVSSRTEAVSVGIKAGLVKL; encoded by the coding sequence ATGGAAAAAGTTGTTATCTGTGCGGATCAGTCTGTGACTAGAGCAGGCATGGCGGCGATGTCAAAGATGGCCACCACTCAAATCGTTGCTCAAGTTGGCAATCTACAGTTATTAGAAGCTTGGTTGCAGAATCAGCGGGCAGATCTAGCAATCATTGAGCTATCCGCGCTAGGAATTACTGAGAGCGAAGCAGTCTTTCAAATGCTGGAGGAGCTGCCATTAGAAGATGCGCTAAGCGTGTTGATGCTGTTAGAAAATGGGATTGAAGCCCAAGCAAGAGAAAGCGCGGCTCAGCTAGTCGGCACAGGCGCTGTCAACATAGTGCCTGTAGATATTTCAGCAAATCAGTTGAGATGCGCGATTTCAGCAATTATCAGCGGCTTCAATATCTCTCATCCCAGTATTACAGAAACTCTCTTTTCTCAATCTGACACGGCCTTTAGTCTAGCCGAACCATATCTTATAGATCCGCTGACCACCAGAGAAGTTCAGGTGCTAAACCAGCTAGCAGACGGGCTTTCTAACAAGGCGATCGCCCAAGTCCTGACGATCTCTGAGAACACTGTTAAGTTCCACATCAGCGCTATTTTGGCTAAGCTCGACGTTTCTAGCCGCACTGAAGCGGTTAGCGTCGGGATCAAAGCAGGTTTGGTGAAGCTATAG
- a CDS encoding S1C family serine protease — protein MDTTLETLSQNLSDIIANTSRSVVSVWGKRSAGTGIHWKRGLIVTSCEALSTEDSLKIGLPNGQTVDTELLGTDLATDIALLSLPETTDLPAAVLGDPQTLALGQLVSTVGYQVGRGRKRSQFASLGIVCQIGPAWRSQRGGQIDCYIVVDLSLYRGSAGCPLINAGGQVVGFNTFGPRRQVLTIPATNVTATVNQLQQRGRLSRGYLGLGMQAISLPENVREQHNLTQAVGILIVSVETESAADTAGLTLGDIMLTFDGEMLEDLKQVQSFLGPQSVGKALQVQLLRGGELRSVSVVVGER, from the coding sequence ATGGACACTACGCTAGAAACGCTCTCTCAAAATCTCTCGGATATTATCGCTAACACCAGTCGATCGGTGGTCTCTGTTTGGGGCAAACGCTCGGCAGGCACTGGCATCCATTGGAAAAGGGGACTAATTGTTACCTCTTGCGAAGCCCTCTCTACAGAAGATAGTCTCAAAATTGGTCTACCCAACGGTCAAACCGTCGACACGGAGCTGTTAGGAACTGATCTAGCGACCGATATTGCGCTGCTATCCCTGCCAGAAACTACAGACTTACCGGCTGCCGTGCTGGGCGATCCACAGACATTGGCATTAGGCCAATTGGTCTCTACCGTTGGCTATCAGGTAGGGCGAGGCCGAAAGCGTAGTCAGTTTGCCAGCCTAGGCATAGTTTGTCAGATCGGGCCGGCATGGCGATCGCAGCGCGGCGGACAGATCGATTGCTATATCGTTGTCGATCTCAGCCTTTACCGGGGTAGTGCTGGCTGTCCGTTGATCAACGCGGGCGGTCAGGTTGTCGGCTTCAATACTTTTGGGCCTCGGCGTCAGGTTTTGACCATACCCGCTACTAATGTGACGGCTACCGTCAATCAGCTACAGCAGCGTGGCAGGCTATCACGCGGCTATCTGGGTCTAGGAATGCAGGCGATTTCGCTGCCAGAGAATGTGCGAGAGCAGCACAATCTCACCCAGGCCGTTGGCATCTTGATCGTGAGCGTAGAGACGGAGAGCGCCGCAGATACCGCTGGCCTGACGCTAGGCGATATCATGCTCACTTTTGATGGAGAGATGCTGGAAGACCTCAAACAGGTTCAGTCTTTCCTCGGCCCTCAAAGCGTTGGCAAAGCGCTACAAGTTCAGCTACTGCGCGGCGGAGAACTTCGTTCGGTTTCCGTTGTAGTCGGTGAGCGCTAG
- a CDS encoding NAD-binding protein — MTPQIIVYGLDSIGYGVLCLLRQQQAAVVGVNRYSIPGEADIIVGDLLCTETLRRAGVEMAQTIVIANNDDATNLEILLQARLLNPRIRIINRLFNHSLGDRLDRTLVDHTTMSVADLSAPIFTFAAMSQVAIGHLQLFQSIWPIYEERIHRDHPWCNRLLSELWNDRSRMLIYYLTSDAEISLIEAMSQDRRLQSGDRLIIGTHPNIATYRSTAAEKIKKSFLWLEQFRRYLRPGLIVSFFLLMTIAIATFTYILFGWEQSTLVDALYFSVGMITGAGGNEDVAERSSALLKVFTAVMMLVGAGVIGIFYALLNDLVLGSRLRAFWDVARVPSKGHYIICGLGGVGIKTAQQLLAQGYKVVVIERDDDSRFLSMARSQQIPVILADASLPLTLQTANIAQATALIAVTNDDMVNLEIALTAKELAAHLSIVVRSNNPTLANRMSQVFDFTTVLNPFEIAASTFAAAALGGRILGSGVTGEILWIALSLLITPTHAFCHRLVQEIAIEADLVPLYLQSTHESFHGWNLLNAILEPGDVLHLTIPAKNIERLWCTRQGSLEYQQ; from the coding sequence ATGACGCCTCAAATCATCGTCTACGGGTTGGATTCTATTGGCTATGGCGTCCTATGTCTGCTTCGCCAACAGCAAGCCGCCGTTGTAGGCGTTAACCGCTATTCTATTCCAGGGGAAGCAGATATTATTGTGGGCGATCTGCTTTGCACAGAGACACTGCGTAGAGCCGGGGTCGAAATGGCACAAACAATCGTTATTGCCAACAACGATGATGCTACTAATCTAGAAATTCTGCTTCAGGCGCGTTTGCTTAACCCCCGCATTCGCATTATCAATCGACTGTTCAATCACAGTTTAGGCGATCGCCTAGATCGCACCCTAGTCGATCATACAACGATGAGCGTGGCAGATCTCTCGGCGCCAATCTTCACCTTTGCGGCAATGAGTCAGGTGGCCATCGGTCATCTTCAGCTATTCCAGAGCATCTGGCCAATCTACGAAGAGCGGATTCACCGGGATCATCCTTGGTGTAATCGTCTTCTTAGCGAACTTTGGAACGATCGATCCCGAATGCTGATCTACTACCTGACGTCTGATGCTGAAATTAGCCTGATTGAAGCAATGAGCCAAGATCGGCGCTTGCAATCAGGCGATCGCCTGATTATTGGGACTCATCCTAACATCGCAACCTATCGATCTACCGCCGCTGAAAAGATCAAAAAAAGCTTTCTTTGGCTAGAACAGTTTCGGCGCTATCTGCGACCAGGTTTGATTGTCAGCTTTTTTCTATTGATGACGATTGCGATCGCTACTTTTACCTACATTCTCTTTGGCTGGGAGCAAAGCACCCTAGTCGATGCCCTTTACTTCTCAGTGGGCATGATTACGGGAGCTGGTGGCAATGAAGACGTTGCTGAAAGATCATCTGCGCTTTTGAAGGTATTCACTGCTGTGATGATGCTAGTCGGTGCTGGCGTAATCGGAATCTTTTACGCGCTGCTTAATGACCTAGTGCTGGGTAGTCGGCTAAGAGCATTTTGGGACGTGGCCAGGGTCCCTAGCAAAGGTCATTACATCATCTGTGGTCTAGGGGGAGTAGGGATCAAAACGGCACAGCAGCTACTAGCCCAAGGATATAAAGTTGTGGTAATCGAACGCGATGATGACAGCCGGTTTCTCAGCATGGCTCGGTCTCAGCAAATCCCAGTGATTTTAGCCGATGCGAGCTTGCCGCTAACCTTGCAAACGGCGAATATTGCTCAGGCAACTGCGCTAATTGCGGTTACCAACGACGATATGGTCAACCTAGAGATTGCGCTCACTGCCAAAGAGCTGGCTGCGCATCTATCGATTGTTGTACGCAGCAACAATCCTACCCTTGCCAACAGAATGTCTCAAGTATTTGACTTTACCACCGTACTAAACCCTTTTGAGATTGCGGCATCCACTTTTGCAGCAGCGGCGCTAGGAGGCCGCATTTTGGGCAGTGGCGTTACTGGCGAGATTCTATGGATTGCGCTTTCTCTTTTGATCACGCCTACTCATGCCTTTTGCCACAGACTTGTTCAAGAGATTGCAATCGAAGCAGATTTAGTGCCGCTCTATTTGCAAAGCACCCATGAAAGCTTCCACGGTTGGAATTTACTGAACGCCATTTTAGAACCTG